One genomic region from Streptomyces sp. Li-HN-5-11 encodes:
- a CDS encoding PadR family transcriptional regulator, which yields MSIRHGLLALLEDGPRYGFRLRTEFEARTGAVWPLDIGQVRTALGSLERDGLVVQEGVDGAGRTLYALTAAGRAELRAWYVRPVSHTGPPRDELVIKLALALGAPGVDVHQVVEAQRRHVSGTLHDYVRRRAEVLARQPARPDEVARLLILERLICHAEAEVRWLDHCEARLLRLHRPGAREARE from the coding sequence ATGTCGATACGTCACGGGCTGCTGGCGCTCCTGGAGGACGGCCCCCGGTACGGCTTCCGGCTGCGCACCGAGTTCGAGGCGCGCACGGGGGCGGTCTGGCCGCTGGACATCGGCCAGGTCCGCACCGCGCTCGGCAGCCTGGAGCGGGACGGCCTGGTCGTCCAGGAGGGCGTGGACGGGGCCGGCCGCACGCTGTACGCGCTGACCGCGGCGGGCCGCGCCGAACTGCGGGCCTGGTACGTGCGGCCCGTGTCCCACACCGGCCCGCCGCGCGACGAACTGGTCATCAAGCTGGCGCTGGCGCTCGGCGCACCGGGCGTCGACGTGCACCAGGTCGTCGAGGCGCAGCGCCGGCACGTGTCCGGGACGCTGCACGACTACGTGCGGCGGCGGGCCGAGGTGCTGGCACGGCAGCCCGCGCGCCCCGACGAGGTGGCCCGGCTGCTGATCCTGGAGCGGCTGATCTGCCACGCGGAGGCCGAGGTCCGCTGGCTGGACCACTGCGAGGCCCGTCTGCTGCGGCTGCACCGGCCGGGCGCCCGGGAGGCGCGGGAGTGA
- a CDS encoding bacterial proteasome activator family protein, translating into MEMPRNERSPENPQILVVGQDGLTLGGVGDDDSRETPLTEQVEQPAKVMRIGSMIKQLLEEVRAAPLDEASRVRLKEIHASSVKELEDGLAPELVEELERLSLPFTDDGTPSDAELRIAQAQLVGWLEGLFHGIQTTLFAQQMAARAQLEQMRRALPPGIGADGGDDPRTGGRSGGPYL; encoded by the coding sequence ATGGAGATGCCGAGGAACGAACGGTCGCCGGAGAATCCGCAGATCCTGGTCGTGGGCCAGGACGGCTTGACGCTCGGCGGCGTCGGGGACGACGACTCCCGCGAGACCCCGCTCACGGAGCAGGTGGAGCAGCCCGCCAAGGTCATGCGGATCGGCAGCATGATCAAGCAGCTTCTCGAAGAGGTGCGCGCGGCTCCGCTGGACGAGGCCAGCCGGGTGCGGCTCAAGGAGATCCACGCGAGCTCGGTGAAGGAGCTCGAGGACGGCCTGGCGCCGGAGCTCGTCGAGGAGCTGGAGCGGCTCTCCCTGCCGTTCACGGACGACGGGACGCCGAGCGACGCGGAACTGCGCATCGCGCAGGCGCAGTTGGTCGGCTGGCTGGAGGGCCTGTTCCACGGCATCCAGACGACCCTGTTCGCCCAGCAGATGGCCGCCCGCGCCCAGCTGGAGCAGATGCGCCGCGCCCTTCCCCCGGGCATCGGCGCCGACGGCGGCGACGACCCCCGCACGGGCGGCCGTTCGGGCGGGCCGTACCTGTAA